From the Thomasclavelia ramosa DSM 1402 genome, the window AAGCGTATAATTTTCTTACATCTTCCCCAGTTTTTTCAGAAATATGTTCGCTTGCTAATTTTCTCATTGCTTTGAAATGAGCTTGTCCACCAGCTTCAGACATATCTAATAAGAAGTCTTTAGCAAATGTACCATCTTGAATATCTTGTAATACCTTTTTCATTGCTTTTTTAGTATCTTCTGTGATAATTTTTGGTCCTGTAATATAATCACCATATTCAGCAGTATTTGAAATTGAATATCTCATTCCTGCAAAACCTGATTGGTAAATTAAATCAACGATTAATTTCATTTCATGGATACATTCGAAATAAGCATTTCTTGGATCATACCCAGCTTCAACTAATGTTTCAAAACCAGCTTGCATTAAAGCACAAACTCCACCACATAATACTGCTTGTTCACCAAATAAATCAGTTTCTGTTTCTGTTCTAAAATCAGTTTCAAGAACTCCAGCTCTTGCTCCACCGATAGCTAAAGCATATGCTAAAGCAACATCTTGAGCACGACCAGTAGCATCTTGTTCAACAGCGACTAAGCAAGGTACACCTTTACCAACTTGGTACTCACTACGTACTGTATGTCCAGGTCCTTTTGGTGCAACCATAGTTACATCAACATTCTTAGGTGGTACGATTTGTCCAAAATGAATATTGAAACCATGAGCAAACATTAACATATTTCCTTCTTCTAAGTTTGGTTCAATTGATTCTTTGTATAATTTAGCTTGTAATTCATCATTGATCAAAATCATGATGATGTCAGCTTTTTTAGCTGCTTCAGCAGAAGTATAAACTTCAAAACCTTGTTCTTCAGCTTTTTTCCAAGATTTAGAACCTTCATATAAACCGATAATTACGTTTACTCCTGATTCTTTCATATTTAATGCATGAGCATGTCCTTGAGAACCATACCCGATCACGGCAACAGTTTTACCGTCTAATAAAGATAAATCACAATCTGATTCATAAAAAATTTTAGCCATTTTTTCTAATCCCCCTATTTCTATTTGTTATGACTTTCTATATCAATTTCGCCAAGACCACGTTTGATACCAGATAATCCGGTTCTAACCATCTCAACAACATTGAAACCTTCTAACATGGCAAGCAGTCCATCAATCTTTGACTGATCTCCTGTTACCTCGATTACTAATGATGCTGGTGCAACATCAATAATCCGTGCTCTAAAGATATCGGCAATGGAAACAAGTGACGAACGTTGTTTTTCATCAGCCTCAACTTTAACTAAAACTAATTCCCGGTATACCGATTCTTCCGGTTTCAATGGGAAAATTTCAATTACTTCGACTAGTTTACCTAACTGTTTTTCAATTTGATTTAAAATCAATTCATCACCAACAGCCACAACCGTCATGCGTGAAACATTAGGTTCATTGGTCTTGCCAACGCTTAAACTTTCAATTCCATAACCACGACGACTAAATAAACCAGCCACTCTGCTTAATACACCTGGGTTATTTTCCACTAATAACGATAATACTAAACGATTCATGTTCGGCTCCTTTCCACTTATTTTAGCGTCTTATACAGACGATTCATTCCAGATATTATCGCTTTTACAGTTGCAGTTGTAATATTTGGATGAATCCCCACTCCGTATTCTTGTCTAGCACTTCCCTTAGCTCTTAAATAAACATAAGCCGCTGCTTTTGAGCTTGATCCTGAAGTTAATGCATGTTCACTATAATCTAATAAGTGTGAATGCATTTCTGGAAGTGAGTTTAAAGCATTTTTAACAGCATCGATTGGTCCATTACCATATCCTGTTAAAGTTGTAACTTCACCATGCGCCTCAATCGTAATCTCAGCACGACGTTCAAACTCACTATCATCTTCACTTATATCAATCAGCTTTTGTTTAATAAAGCGATAAGGTTCATCAATATCTACATATTCTTCAATGAATGTATCGTAGACTCTTTCTGGAGAAACTTCTCCTTCTTCTTCACTTATATCTTGAATTACTTTAGCAAAATCTACTTGTAATCCTTTTGGTAAATGGAAACCATACATACTTTCCATTACATATGCTACACCACCTTTACCAGATTGTGAATTAATACGCACAATCGGTTCATATTGGCGGCCTAGATCACTAGGATCAATCGGCAAATAAGGTACTTCCCAAATTTGACTGTCACGTTCATGCATTGCATGAGTTCCTTTATTAATTGCATCTTGGTGACTACCTGAAAATGCGGTAAACACTAACTTTCCTACATATGGTTGACGAGGTGGGATTTCCATTTTCGTTACTTTTTCATAAACATGTTTTATATTATTGATATTGCTCATATCTAGTTTTGGATCAATTCCTTGGGTAAACATATTTAAGGCTACTACGACAATATCAAGATTTCCTGTTCTTTCACCATTACCAAATAGTGTTCCTTCAACACGATCAGCTCCTGCCATAATTCCTAATTCAGTAGCCGCTACACCACAACCACGATCATTGTGAGTATGCAACGATACAATGACACGATCACGATCACTAAAGTGAGTACACATCCATTCAATTTGATCAGCATACACATTAGGTGTTGCCATTTCTACTGTTGACGGTAAATTGATAATTACTTTATTATCTTTAGTAGCGCCCCATTCATCCATCACCGCTTCACAAACTTCTAAGG encodes:
- the ilvC gene encoding ketol-acid reductoisomerase; translated protein: MAKIFYESDCDLSLLDGKTVAVIGYGSQGHAHALNMKESGVNVIIGLYEGSKSWKKAEEQGFEVYTSAEAAKKADIIMILINDELQAKLYKESIEPNLEEGNMLMFAHGFNIHFGQIVPPKNVDVTMVAPKGPGHTVRSEYQVGKGVPCLVAVEQDATGRAQDVALAYALAIGGARAGVLETDFRTETETDLFGEQAVLCGGVCALMQAGFETLVEAGYDPRNAYFECIHEMKLIVDLIYQSGFAGMRYSISNTAEYGDYITGPKIITEDTKKAMKKVLQDIQDGTFAKDFLLDMSEAGGQAHFKAMRKLASEHISEKTGEDVRKLYAWSDEDKLINN
- the ilvN gene encoding acetolactate synthase small subunit codes for the protein MNRLVLSLLVENNPGVLSRVAGLFSRRGYGIESLSVGKTNEPNVSRMTVVAVGDELILNQIEKQLGKLVEVIEIFPLKPEESVYRELVLVKVEADEKQRSSLVSIADIFRARIIDVAPASLVIEVTGDQSKIDGLLAMLEGFNVVEMVRTGLSGIKRGLGEIDIESHNK
- the leuA gene encoding 2-isopropylmalate synthase, giving the protein MMNYQKYKRFEPINFKERTWPDKQIEKAPTWVSVDLRDGNQALITPMKIEEKVEMFQLLVDMGFKEIEVGFPSSSQIEYDFLRILIDENLIPDDVTVQVLTQAREHLIRKTFESLKGLKRAIVHVYNSTSVLQRDVVFNRSKEEIKQIAVDGVKLVKELSREFDGEVILEYSPESFTGTELEYALEVCEAVMDEWGATKDNKVIINLPSTVEMATPNVYADQIEWMCTHFSDRDRVIVSLHTHNDRGCGVAATELGIMAGADRVEGTLFGNGERTGNLDIVVVALNMFTQGIDPKLDMSNINNIKHVYEKVTKMEIPPRQPYVGKLVFTAFSGSHQDAINKGTHAMHERDSQIWEVPYLPIDPSDLGRQYEPIVRINSQSGKGGVAYVMESMYGFHLPKGLQVDFAKVIQDISEEEGEVSPERVYDTFIEEYVDIDEPYRFIKQKLIDISEDDSEFERRAEITIEAHGEVTTLTGYGNGPIDAVKNALNSLPEMHSHLLDYSEHALTSGSSSKAAAYVYLRAKGSARQEYGVGIHPNITTATVKAIISGMNRLYKTLK